In Dethiosulfovibrio peptidovorans, the DNA window CTGGATATTCAACTCTTGCCACTTTTTAGCCCAGAACAGATCGTCTACCGAGGAGGCCAGAAGAAGTCTCGGAACCCCCATTACGAAGAACAGCGCCATAAACCCAACGAAACGAGCTCTATATCGAACCACAGGGAACCCTCCTTCTTTACACATTGTATGATCTATCAGACAACCATACCACGCCCCGAAAGCACTTGAAAAGGCTATAATTACTGAATATACTGAGACAACATCTCTTGACACGAAAGGAGTTCGGCCATGATCACTCGTTCTCTCGTGGAACTGATTTTCTCCGCCGCCAGCATAGAGAGATGGAACGACCACCCCCGGCCCATCCAGTTCACCGAGATGGCGAAGCAGGCCCACAAGTTCGTCATCGCCTACGTCATTGCCCATCATGAACAGGACCAGGGAGCTTCGGTGAGCTGGGATAGACTCATGGAGGGGAGCGTCTTTGAATACCTCCACAGGGTCGTGGTCACCGACATCAAGCCTCCGGTGTTTCACCGACTCATGGCTGATCGACGGCAGCGGAAGGCCCTGAACAGCTGGGTTATGGAACAACTTACACCCCTGCTCGCTCCTTTACCTGGGCATATGGTCGAACGATGTCGGGATTATTTCGATCAAGACGACGGCATCCAGGAGAAAAAATACCTCCAAGCAGCCCACTACCTGGCAACGAAGTGGGAGTTTGAGTTCATCTACAGCTGGGGACGCCCTATCTGCCATATTGAGCGTACCAAAAAGGAGATCGACCGTCAGGTGAAGGAACACACGGACATCGACTGCGTTCGACAGCTCCTCATGGACGATCAGCTACCCGAGGCAGACCGAGGCCTGGCCGGTTTTATCTCACTGGTGGGACAGCTACGATTCCAGAAACGGTGGGCCCAAACGCCTCGAATCCCTCAGACGTCCGTCTTGGGGCATCTTCTGTTCGTCGCCATCCTCTCCTGGTTAGTGGTGATTGAGTTGGACGGGTGCGGGAAAAGGCGATATAACAGCTTTTACGGTGGGCTCTTCCACGACCTCCCCGAGGTTCTGACCCGGGACATCGTCTCCCCGGTGAAGCGATCGGTCCAGGGCCTGGATCAGATGATCAAGGACCTGGAGATGGACGCCATCGCGACGGAGATCCTTCCTCTCATCCCTCAAAGCTGGCACGGAGAACTCCTCTCCTTCGTCAAAAACGAGTTCGACAATCGAATCCAGCCTCAGGGTCAGGTTGAACCCACGATCATCCAAGCCGATCTGGGGCCAGAACATGACCGGGATGAGCTGAACCCCGTGGACGGTCAGATCATCGAGGCCTGTGATAAGCTGGCGGCCTTCATCGAGGCCTCTGAATCCATCCGCATCGGCATCAAATCCAACGAGCTCTTCGAGGGGAAGAGAAAGATATACGAGCTCTACGCCCATAGGACAGTCAACGGATACCCTGTGGGCACCCTCTTTGATCTCTTTCGCTGAGAAAGGGCGGTC includes these proteins:
- a CDS encoding HAD family hydrolase, encoding MITRSLVELIFSAASIERWNDHPRPIQFTEMAKQAHKFVIAYVIAHHEQDQGASVSWDRLMEGSVFEYLHRVVVTDIKPPVFHRLMADRRQRKALNSWVMEQLTPLLAPLPGHMVERCRDYFDQDDGIQEKKYLQAAHYLATKWEFEFIYSWGRPICHIERTKKEIDRQVKEHTDIDCVRQLLMDDQLPEADRGLAGFISLVGQLRFQKRWAQTPRIPQTSVLGHLLFVAILSWLVVIELDGCGKRRYNSFYGGLFHDLPEVLTRDIVSPVKRSVQGLDQMIKDLEMDAIATEILPLIPQSWHGELLSFVKNEFDNRIQPQGQVEPTIIQADLGPEHDRDELNPVDGQIIEACDKLAAFIEASESIRIGIKSNELFEGKRKIYELYAHRTVNGYPVGTLFDLFR